One segment of Sulfobacillus thermosulfidooxidans DSM 9293 DNA contains the following:
- a CDS encoding NAD(P)/FAD-dependent oxidoreductase gives MEAVHTELYDVTIVGGGPVGLFGATLASLHGMKVKIIESLPELGGQLYALYPEKPVYDVAGFPEIAAKDLALNLVAQMERMHPEVVLKESVEAVESLDDGNFLLHTTRGVHYSRAILLAVGIGSFTPRRLPAQGAEIFEGKGLHYFVPPLDTFAGQHVLVVGGGDTAVDWALAVSKKAHKVSIVHRRNEFRAQEDSVRQMHEAPNISIITPAEVEEIYGRHQVTGVRVKHHEQGPSELAVDAIIGGLGFHPDLGPVKTWGIELKGSTIKVSLDSMLTSRPGIWAVGDAVYYPGKVKLIATGFGEVGIAVAQIRSYLHPGVSGLPHSTTLKNKQR, from the coding sequence TTGGAGGCGGTTCATACGGAATTATATGATGTAACAATCGTCGGCGGAGGGCCCGTGGGATTATTTGGCGCCACCTTGGCGAGTTTGCATGGGATGAAAGTCAAAATTATTGAAAGTTTGCCTGAATTGGGTGGACAATTATATGCCCTCTATCCTGAAAAACCTGTTTATGACGTGGCAGGTTTTCCTGAAATCGCAGCCAAGGATTTGGCGTTAAACTTAGTAGCTCAAATGGAGCGTATGCATCCCGAAGTGGTCTTAAAGGAATCGGTAGAGGCTGTGGAAAGTTTGGATGATGGAAACTTTCTTTTGCATACCACACGGGGCGTGCATTATTCGCGCGCGATTTTATTAGCGGTTGGTATTGGCTCATTTACTCCCCGCAGATTACCTGCCCAAGGGGCTGAAATTTTTGAAGGAAAGGGACTTCACTACTTTGTTCCACCATTAGATACGTTTGCTGGTCAACACGTTTTGGTCGTGGGAGGAGGAGATACCGCCGTTGATTGGGCGCTGGCCGTGTCCAAGAAGGCTCATAAAGTTAGCATTGTCCACCGTCGAAATGAGTTTCGAGCGCAAGAAGACAGTGTTCGGCAAATGCATGAAGCCCCGAACATTTCGATCATTACGCCAGCCGAAGTCGAAGAAATCTATGGCCGCCATCAAGTCACCGGGGTTCGTGTTAAGCATCACGAACAGGGTCCCAGTGAATTAGCTGTGGACGCCATTATTGGTGGATTAGGATTTCATCCGGATTTAGGCCCTGTGAAGACATGGGGAATTGAATTGAAGGGTTCAACAATTAAAGTGTCATTGGATTCTATGCTAACCAGTCGACCTGGGATTTGGGCAGTTGGCGATGCGGTTTACTACCCGGGTAAGGTGAAATTGATTGCGACGGGATTTGGTGAAGTGGGCATTGCTGTGGCGCAAATTCGCTCCTATCTACATCCTGGCGTGTCGGGATTGCCCCATAGTACGACATTAAAAAATAAGCAGCGGTAA
- a CDS encoding HAD hydrolase family protein — protein MYTIDIPGQGELQLAHAVFDFNGTLANGGDLLPDLGPLLFRVSNLLPCVILTADSFGSVHNALKALPVRVEIVKTGKDKARFVEQLAGGVVAVGNGWNDYEMFTRADLSIVTGGPEGTAAKVLQVADIFVPNIYVALDLLLNPKKIIATLRI, from the coding sequence ATGTATACCATTGATATTCCCGGCCAAGGCGAACTGCAGCTCGCCCATGCCGTTTTTGATTTTAATGGCACGTTAGCCAATGGAGGTGATTTGTTACCCGATTTAGGGCCCTTACTGTTTCGTGTTTCAAATTTGCTTCCGTGTGTGATTTTAACAGCGGATTCTTTCGGCTCGGTTCATAATGCCCTTAAAGCATTGCCTGTTCGGGTAGAGATCGTGAAAACCGGCAAGGACAAGGCACGGTTTGTTGAACAGTTGGCAGGAGGTGTGGTGGCCGTAGGAAATGGTTGGAATGATTATGAAATGTTTACTCGGGCTGATTTGTCCATTGTTACAGGTGGCCCAGAGGGAACAGCCGCCAAAGTACTTCAAGTGGCGGATATTTTTGTACCGAATATTTATGTTGCCCTTGATTTGCTATTGAATCCCAAAAAAATAATTGCGACGTTACGGATTTAA
- the eno gene encoding phosphopyruvate hydratase, which translates to MPHAAIADVHAYQILDSRADATLFVEVTLDTGHKGGAAVPHGASTGRYEAQEIRDQSGLYRRGDVMRAVHVVNHLIRPVILGLDPEQQDDIDHQLIGGDGTASKHRWGANSILGVSLAVSAAAATYRNLPAYAYLNSHYSPGLPIPQMNVINGGVHADTKMPIQEFLLIPGGADSMQEAVAMGVDTYTVLKEILHQQGYRTTVGDEGGFAPEFADPREVFELLILSIERAGYRPLRDIALGIDVAASELFQNGRYAWYGHEVTAQELIDQYETWVRDYPLISIEDGLSEDAWSDWAELMREMPKHVNIVGDDIFVTNKERVMRGIQESAASAVLIKLNQIGTLTETREVIAMTHDAGWDAIVSHRSGETCDTMMVDLAIADGVRFIKAGAPQRGERVAKYNRLLLIEAMDSSLPFAGWDSERVKEQ; encoded by the coding sequence ATGCCTCACGCAGCCATTGCCGATGTTCACGCGTACCAAATTTTAGATTCCCGTGCTGATGCGACCCTCTTTGTCGAAGTGACCTTAGATACCGGACATAAAGGTGGAGCAGCTGTTCCTCACGGGGCATCTACGGGACGGTATGAAGCTCAAGAAATTCGGGATCAGTCTGGTCTGTATCGACGGGGAGACGTCATGCGAGCGGTGCACGTCGTGAATCACTTGATTAGGCCTGTTATTCTCGGGTTAGACCCAGAACAACAAGACGATATTGATCACCAGTTAATCGGGGGCGACGGTACCGCTTCCAAACACAGATGGGGAGCTAATAGTATTTTAGGAGTATCATTGGCCGTGAGTGCTGCGGCAGCTACGTATCGCAACCTACCTGCCTATGCCTATTTAAATTCTCACTACTCCCCTGGGCTTCCCATTCCCCAAATGAATGTGATTAACGGCGGTGTTCACGCGGATACGAAGATGCCAATTCAAGAATTTCTCCTTATCCCTGGGGGCGCTGACAGTATGCAAGAAGCAGTGGCGATGGGGGTTGACACTTACACAGTATTGAAAGAGATATTGCATCAGCAAGGATACCGGACGACGGTGGGTGACGAGGGAGGATTTGCCCCGGAATTCGCGGATCCTCGCGAAGTTTTCGAGTTGCTCATCTTGAGTATCGAACGGGCTGGATATCGTCCGTTAAGGGATATTGCGCTCGGCATTGATGTGGCAGCGAGTGAACTATTTCAGAACGGACGGTATGCATGGTATGGCCATGAGGTGACGGCTCAAGAACTTATTGATCAGTATGAAACCTGGGTCAGGGATTATCCGCTCATTTCGATAGAGGATGGGTTATCGGAAGATGCCTGGTCTGATTGGGCCGAGTTGATGCGTGAAATGCCTAAGCATGTGAATATTGTCGGCGATGACATTTTTGTCACAAACAAGGAACGGGTTATGCGAGGTATTCAAGAAAGCGCAGCGTCGGCGGTTTTAATTAAATTAAATCAAATTGGTACTTTGACGGAAACTCGTGAAGTTATTGCCATGACTCATGATGCTGGATGGGACGCGATTGTCTCTCATCGTTCCGGAGAAACGTGTGACACCATGATGGTTGATTTGGCCATAGCAGACGGTGTTCGCTTTATTAAGGCAGGGGCTCCCCAGCGTGGAGAGCGTGTGGCGAAATATAATCGTTTGTTGCTCATCGAAGCCATGGATTCGTCTTTACCATTTGCTGGATGGGATTCAGAGCGAGTGAAGGAACAATGA
- a CDS encoding cupin domain-containing protein codes for MISPVNLSEKFRLFHETWHPKIVGEVNDMYVKLAKLQGEFVWHRHEEEDEMFLVVKGTLQIRMRDQDLTVREGEFVVIPHGVDHMPVAAQEVQVLLLEPKAPKHTGNVVTDQTVSDLEWI; via the coding sequence ATGATATCTCCTGTCAATTTGTCGGAAAAATTTCGGTTATTTCATGAAACCTGGCATCCCAAGATTGTGGGCGAAGTCAATGATATGTATGTGAAGCTAGCTAAACTCCAAGGAGAATTTGTGTGGCACCGTCACGAAGAGGAAGATGAAATGTTTTTGGTTGTTAAAGGGACCTTACAAATTCGAATGCGAGACCAGGATCTGACGGTGCGAGAAGGGGAATTCGTCGTGATTCCCCATGGTGTCGATCATATGCCGGTGGCAGCTCAGGAAGTACAAGTTTTGTTATTGGAACCTAAGGCCCCCAAACATACGGGAAATGTGGTTACGGACCAAACGGTCAGCGATTTAGAATGGATTTAA
- a CDS encoding glutaredoxin family protein — protein MSWGEAAEIFFKQRGIPYQIYNIADNIVAQQKMQQWGYKETPILVIGEQILRGFDPVALEQWWRHSTS, from the coding sequence GTGTCCTGGGGTGAAGCTGCCGAAATATTTTTTAAACAACGAGGAATTCCTTATCAGATCTATAACATTGCCGACAATATCGTAGCCCAACAAAAAATGCAGCAATGGGGCTATAAAGAAACGCCCATCTTAGTGATTGGAGAGCAGATCCTTCGCGGATTTGATCCTGTCGCCTTAGAACAATGGTGGCGTCATAGCACATCGTGA
- the egtB gene encoding ergothioneine biosynthesis protein EgtB, protein METKDVCLTASLSNLKAILSHLKQQEGVINTTSKTLFPVSFETITPDTVLKAYHDIRATTMNLTMPLETEDYVIQSCPEASPPKWHLAHTTWFFETFILQPFCDTYRPEQDAYRMLFNSYYEQVGPYFPRDRRGTLSRPTVQDIIHYRQKVDDQITQWIPRLSMPLFSRIAELIGWGLHHEQQHQELLMMDILANFAANPLFPAYQDNPSTWESLTISPWQWLEIPEGITFLGYEGTGFSYDNEKPRHKVWLTPARIANRTVTNHEFLEFILDGGYQNPTLWLSDGWHWLLDHHWQHPRYWHQIDGEWFEFTLLGLLPLQLNAPVVHLSYYEADAFARWRGGRLPTEAEWEWAATHLPITASNFLESQIFHPEPVIGPLNTMLATLGGVWEWTQSPYAPYPGYHAPKGALGEYNGKFMNGQYVLRGGCALTPQSHIRTTYRNFFSPESTWAFSGLRLAGDVQ, encoded by the coding sequence GTGGAAACAAAAGACGTATGTCTCACGGCATCCTTAAGCAACCTTAAAGCCATCTTAAGCCATCTTAAGCAGCAAGAAGGAGTGATTAACACGACCTCAAAAACCCTTTTCCCGGTCTCGTTTGAAACCATTACCCCAGACACCGTGCTCAAAGCCTATCATGACATTCGAGCGACAACGATGAACTTAACAATGCCGCTCGAAACCGAAGATTATGTCATTCAAAGTTGTCCTGAAGCAAGTCCGCCAAAATGGCATTTAGCCCATACGACCTGGTTTTTTGAGACATTCATTTTACAGCCATTCTGTGATACCTATCGTCCCGAACAAGATGCCTACCGCATGTTATTTAATTCCTATTATGAACAAGTCGGCCCTTACTTTCCAAGAGACCGTCGGGGAACATTATCTCGCCCCACTGTTCAGGACATCATACACTATCGGCAAAAAGTTGATGATCAAATCACGCAATGGATTCCTAGGTTATCTATGCCGCTTTTCAGCCGGATTGCTGAGCTTATTGGCTGGGGACTCCATCATGAACAACAGCATCAAGAACTTTTGATGATGGACATTTTGGCTAATTTTGCTGCAAATCCCCTTTTCCCCGCTTATCAGGATAACCCCTCAACCTGGGAGTCTTTAACCATCTCTCCTTGGCAATGGCTCGAAATTCCGGAAGGAATCACGTTTTTAGGTTACGAGGGAACAGGGTTTTCCTATGATAATGAAAAGCCTCGGCACAAAGTCTGGTTAACCCCCGCCCGCATTGCCAACCGTACTGTAACCAATCACGAATTTCTTGAATTCATTTTAGATGGCGGCTACCAAAATCCCACACTGTGGCTTTCGGATGGTTGGCATTGGTTATTGGACCATCATTGGCAACATCCCCGATATTGGCACCAAATCGACGGAGAATGGTTTGAATTCACCCTCTTGGGTCTTCTACCCTTACAACTCAATGCACCCGTCGTGCATCTCAGCTATTATGAAGCGGACGCTTTCGCTAGGTGGCGAGGGGGACGCTTACCCACCGAAGCCGAGTGGGAATGGGCAGCCACTCATCTGCCGATAACGGCCAGCAATTTTCTAGAATCCCAAATCTTTCATCCTGAACCGGTAATAGGCCCCCTAAATACGATGCTCGCCACCTTAGGCGGGGTATGGGAATGGACCCAAAGTCCTTACGCCCCATATCCAGGCTATCATGCTCCGAAGGGTGCTTTAGGTGAATACAACGGAAAATTCATGAACGGACAATATGTTCTGCGTGGTGGATGTGCCCTCACTCCTCAGTCACATATTCGCACCACCTACCGAAACTTTTTTTCTCCGGAATCCACATGGGCTTTTTCAGGATTACGATTGGCAGGAGATGTCCAATGA
- the egtD gene encoding L-histidine N(alpha)-methyltransferase, which produces MNQERSRYHIIDRQPKSEDILTEVLDGLSQRPKRLPPKLFYDAQGSLLFEAITKQPEYYLTRAEQAILDHIQEPLQALVPHPVTLIELGSGSGAKTRQLLRHLPQATTYVAIDISLDALHSALSALSQEFLHRQFIGVAADYGAAFSLPQTIDKNPKLLVYLGSTLGNFDPPEAQEFLERWAQNLSSCDALLIGIDLKKQASILHHAYNDAKGITAAFNRNVLTRINRECGANFPVNHFSHHAEYQAQNGRIAMYLVSHYAHRVSIAGHEFVFEQGERILTEYSYKYTITEFQTLARQAGWIPLAVWTDPRNAFSLHYLRPFPKGTKDGIHENEI; this is translated from the coding sequence ATGAACCAAGAACGATCACGATATCATATTATTGACCGTCAACCTAAATCGGAAGATATTTTAACGGAAGTGTTAGATGGCCTGTCCCAACGTCCCAAGCGTTTGCCCCCAAAGTTATTTTACGACGCTCAAGGATCCTTGCTGTTCGAAGCAATTACCAAGCAGCCTGAATATTATCTCACCCGTGCTGAACAAGCGATCTTAGATCACATCCAAGAACCTTTACAGGCCCTGGTGCCTCATCCCGTTACCCTGATCGAACTGGGCAGCGGTAGCGGCGCCAAGACACGCCAGTTGCTTCGCCATTTGCCCCAAGCCACCACATATGTTGCCATTGATATATCGTTGGATGCGTTACACTCTGCCTTATCCGCATTGTCTCAGGAGTTTTTGCACCGTCAGTTCATTGGAGTCGCCGCAGATTATGGAGCAGCGTTCTCGTTGCCTCAAACTATCGACAAAAATCCCAAGCTTTTGGTCTATTTAGGATCAACGCTTGGCAATTTTGATCCTCCAGAGGCGCAAGAGTTTCTTGAACGGTGGGCCCAAAACCTATCCTCCTGTGATGCTTTATTGATTGGCATTGACTTAAAAAAGCAAGCCAGCATCCTGCATCATGCTTATAATGACGCGAAAGGGATTACGGCAGCGTTCAATCGCAATGTTCTGACTCGCATTAACCGCGAGTGCGGCGCCAACTTTCCCGTCAACCATTTTAGCCATCATGCCGAATACCAAGCTCAAAATGGACGGATTGCGATGTATTTGGTTAGTCATTATGCTCATCGAGTGAGCATTGCCGGGCATGAATTTGTCTTTGAGCAGGGTGAACGCATCCTCACCGAGTACTCCTATAAATACACCATTACCGAGTTTCAAACCTTGGCACGTCAAGCTGGGTGGATACCCCTTGCCGTCTGGACCGATCCACGTAATGCCTTTAGTCTTCATTATTTACGTCCCTTTCCGAAGGGAACAAAGGATGGAATCCATGAAAACGAAATTTGA
- a CDS encoding Crp/Fnr family transcriptional regulator gives MKTKFDYLAEINLLTELSAEDIAAIDALVPIMSYPANTIIYEPGDKIQQIFFLKRGRVQLFQVTPEGKQLTLTVLGDGNIFGETDLFATGAGSCYAKTVAPTLVCKMGKADLARFMEQRPRIALKLVEILSQEIRKLQALTTMLLLEDVKTRIGYLLLTLSDQFGQEEDHGWVRIDLKLTHQEVAHLIGATRESVSLVLSEFPADTVQTERGVIRVQPKRLENLLDD, from the coding sequence ATGAAAACGAAATTTGATTATTTGGCAGAAATTAATTTGTTAACAGAGCTGAGTGCAGAGGATATCGCGGCCATTGATGCTCTTGTCCCCATTATGTCCTACCCAGCGAACACCATTATTTACGAACCCGGAGATAAAATTCAACAAATCTTTTTCTTAAAACGTGGCAGGGTTCAACTATTTCAAGTCACCCCCGAAGGAAAGCAACTCACATTGACGGTTCTAGGGGATGGCAACATTTTTGGCGAAACGGACTTGTTTGCCACTGGAGCAGGGAGTTGTTATGCCAAAACAGTGGCTCCAACGCTGGTTTGTAAGATGGGGAAAGCCGATTTAGCGCGGTTTATGGAGCAACGTCCCCGGATTGCGTTGAAACTCGTTGAAATTCTCTCCCAAGAGATCCGGAAATTGCAAGCACTAACGACGATGTTATTGCTTGAAGATGTCAAAACGCGCATTGGATATCTGCTTCTGACTCTCTCCGATCAATTTGGCCAAGAAGAGGACCATGGGTGGGTACGGATCGACTTAAAGCTCACCCACCAGGAAGTCGCCCATTTAATCGGAGCCACCCGCGAATCCGTCAGTCTCGTTCTTAGCGAATTTCCCGCTGATACCGTGCAAACAGAACGGGGGGTAATTCGTGTGCAACCCAAACGATTAGAGAATCTGTTAGATGACTAA
- a CDS encoding YncE family protein: protein MMIKASMGALILAASMTTGFSFNAHVPLGHGVQVVGAFSGPPSGPGPGTIVDWAVGQSTARIGSFAPSGTLEGNSFYVGYDIPRHEIFIPTEAGTTVVMKPGTLKPIATFSSLPGGRLARVTPNHQTVLELSSTQIAAYSTRAGYSQRFVDPVGGNAIIVSPNGHDAFVGGNMDSTITEIALPSGRIIRHFSVPRSGDLVWAHGQIFSADIKTGVMTVLNPRTGTITRIPTPEVDPSFSYSDIPGANAGFMQLAVSPGQQYVYAAGFSGHILKFSALNDTYLGEVPVRVNLQGLNQLSGLAVLPGGKTAVVTVENLKETAVVELSSGKILRLLPHVASNRWLVIR, encoded by the coding sequence ATGATGATAAAAGCCAGTATGGGTGCCTTAATCTTGGCGGCTTCGATGACTACAGGGTTTTCGTTTAATGCACATGTACCTCTTGGTCACGGTGTACAAGTGGTCGGGGCGTTTTCGGGACCACCTTCGGGACCGGGCCCGGGAACCATTGTGGATTGGGCTGTAGGACAAAGTACCGCGCGAATCGGGTCTTTTGCGCCGTCTGGCACCCTTGAAGGCAACAGCTTTTATGTAGGGTATGATATTCCCCGCCATGAAATTTTCATTCCGACAGAAGCGGGAACTACGGTGGTAATGAAGCCCGGAACCTTGAAACCTATAGCCACGTTTTCGTCTCTGCCGGGAGGTCGTCTTGCCCGGGTGACTCCTAATCATCAGACGGTGCTCGAGCTGTCTTCTACTCAGATTGCGGCATATTCGACCCGAGCAGGCTATTCTCAGCGTTTTGTCGACCCTGTGGGTGGCAACGCTATCATTGTGTCGCCGAATGGCCATGATGCTTTTGTTGGGGGCAATATGGACTCGACTATTACGGAAATTGCGTTGCCATCCGGACGCATTATCCGTCATTTTTCGGTACCGCGGTCTGGAGACCTGGTATGGGCACATGGCCAGATTTTTTCAGCGGACATCAAAACCGGGGTTATGACTGTGTTAAATCCCCGCACGGGAACTATCACGCGGATTCCAACCCCGGAAGTCGATCCTTCATTCAGTTATTCAGATATCCCCGGGGCGAATGCAGGATTTATGCAACTGGCAGTATCTCCGGGACAACAGTATGTCTATGCGGCGGGATTCTCTGGTCACATTTTGAAATTCTCTGCGCTCAATGACACCTACTTAGGCGAGGTTCCTGTGCGTGTCAACCTTCAAGGACTCAACCAGTTAAGTGGTCTAGCCGTGTTACCTGGGGGAAAAACCGCTGTGGTAACGGTGGAAAATTTAAAGGAAACCGCGGTTGTGGAACTTTCATCGGGAAAAATCCTTCGCTTATTGCCCCATGTAGCCAGTAATCGCTGGCTTGTCATTCGCTAA
- the nrtS gene encoding nitrate/nitrite transporter NrtS — MMKTEKEEPHLVCHTCGRPIVRYRTVKDSQVVWLCGRDAALYRPWVRNGVKTALVVGTILALINHGSTYWTGPWTTELFVKTGLTYCVPYAVSMWGALSASRVHHA, encoded by the coding sequence ATGATGAAAACCGAGAAAGAGGAACCGCATTTAGTTTGTCACACCTGTGGCCGTCCCATTGTGCGCTACAGAACCGTTAAAGATTCCCAGGTTGTGTGGCTTTGTGGCCGGGATGCCGCGCTTTATCGGCCATGGGTTCGTAATGGAGTCAAGACGGCACTGGTTGTGGGCACGATTCTCGCCCTGATCAATCATGGGAGTACATATTGGACAGGCCCTTGGACGACAGAATTGTTTGTGAAAACCGGGTTGACATATTGCGTACCCTATGCCGTGTCCATGTGGGGGGCTTTGTCCGCAAGCCGTGTCCATCACGCGTAA
- a CDS encoding glycoside hydrolase family 15 protein, with the protein MAWTHEKLEKPRTGFWPINQYMALGDMRTSALIGPDGSVDWLCLPQFDSGSVFGRILDKDGGAFELTAVEPAEVWRRYWPHTNVIETRVNTRQGTWIIRDWMSYDSVSPRLNRRIRVIRGGAHIRVSVKLRPEYGLVTAQLAAPSPFHITWTHNAHVWHLVSDFPLHPIDTDVYGEFILDAGTTGGFSLGLDPGNDSGEWLEQQLLDLNNTVKFWQDWMQMCPDEGNYSEYIERSALTLKLLTYAPTGAIVAAPTTSLPEDPGGVRNWDYRYSWLRDASMTLMALHWLGHPHEGQAFFRWMLTCCAVDRLVLHPVVPGGLVHEWEHPAWRGYEDAHPVRIGNQAATQRQFDVYGEVLDAAWQHFQYDDTDLSDLWPFFTELAEEAALHWTEPDEGIWETRGEPQHFLYSKAQCWVALDRAQKIAKKWQLVAPLDRWQRIATEIRETVLQEGYSLGTQSFMQTFNKDTFDASVLLLPQLGIVSAHDPRMVSTISAIRKYLCVPGDNDGLFLYRYRAMDDGIVGSEHAFLLCSTWLIGTMALAGQIEEAKKLLERFLSIAPHGLFAEEYDPLTQRFWGNFPQAFTHLGVITAILHVEQAQSSSQSGPLRGCRGWPQAT; encoded by the coding sequence ATGGCATGGACTCATGAAAAACTTGAAAAACCTCGCACCGGATTTTGGCCCATAAATCAGTACATGGCTCTTGGGGATATGCGCACGAGTGCTTTAATTGGTCCTGATGGGAGCGTTGATTGGTTATGCTTGCCGCAATTTGATAGCGGCAGTGTGTTTGGGAGGATTTTGGACAAAGATGGAGGCGCCTTTGAATTAACCGCTGTCGAACCGGCTGAGGTCTGGCGGCGGTATTGGCCGCATACCAATGTCATCGAAACCCGTGTCAATACACGTCAGGGAACATGGATTATTCGGGACTGGATGTCTTACGATTCTGTATCGCCACGGCTGAACCGACGTATTCGCGTTATACGGGGGGGTGCCCATATTCGGGTATCAGTTAAACTCCGTCCCGAATATGGCTTAGTTACAGCCCAATTAGCAGCACCCTCACCCTTTCATATCACCTGGACTCATAACGCTCATGTATGGCATTTGGTCTCCGATTTTCCTTTGCATCCGATCGATACCGATGTCTATGGTGAATTCATATTGGACGCCGGTACTACGGGGGGCTTTAGCTTAGGTCTTGACCCCGGCAATGACAGTGGTGAGTGGCTAGAGCAACAGCTTCTTGATTTAAACAATACGGTGAAATTTTGGCAAGATTGGATGCAAATGTGTCCGGATGAAGGGAATTATTCGGAATACATCGAGCGTTCAGCGTTGACATTGAAACTTTTGACTTATGCGCCCACGGGAGCTATTGTGGCAGCTCCTACGACATCGCTGCCAGAAGACCCAGGAGGTGTGCGCAATTGGGATTACCGGTATTCCTGGTTACGAGATGCCAGTATGACCTTAATGGCCTTACACTGGCTAGGACATCCCCATGAAGGGCAAGCTTTTTTCCGGTGGATGTTAACCTGTTGCGCGGTCGATCGCCTCGTATTGCACCCAGTGGTGCCCGGGGGTCTTGTCCACGAATGGGAGCATCCCGCATGGCGTGGATATGAAGACGCGCACCCTGTTCGCATTGGAAACCAGGCAGCCACTCAGAGGCAATTTGACGTGTATGGAGAAGTGCTGGATGCCGCCTGGCAACACTTTCAATATGACGATACAGATTTGTCCGATTTATGGCCCTTTTTTACGGAACTCGCGGAAGAAGCGGCGTTGCATTGGACCGAGCCCGATGAAGGTATTTGGGAAACACGTGGGGAACCCCAACACTTTCTTTATAGCAAGGCGCAGTGTTGGGTGGCTCTTGATCGTGCCCAAAAAATAGCGAAGAAGTGGCAACTTGTGGCTCCTTTGGACCGCTGGCAGCGCATCGCTACCGAGATTCGCGAGACAGTGCTTCAAGAAGGTTACAGTTTGGGCACACAGAGTTTTATGCAGACCTTCAATAAAGACACATTTGATGCGAGTGTTCTCTTATTACCACAGTTAGGTATTGTTTCTGCCCACGACCCGCGGATGGTATCGACTATATCAGCGATAAGGAAGTATCTTTGCGTGCCTGGGGACAACGATGGCCTTTTCTTATACCGTTATCGTGCCATGGACGACGGAATTGTCGGCTCTGAGCATGCTTTTTTGCTTTGTAGTACGTGGTTAATAGGGACAATGGCATTGGCCGGCCAAATTGAAGAGGCCAAAAAGCTTTTAGAGCGGTTTTTGTCCATTGCTCCACACGGATTATTTGCTGAAGAATATGACCCTCTCACTCAGCGGTTTTGGGGAAACTTTCCCCAGGCATTTACCCATTTAGGCGTGATCACAGCGATATTACATGTGGAACAAGCACAGTCTTCTTCCCAAAGTGGACCGCTTAGAGGATGCCGGGGATGGCCTCAGGCCACGTAA